The segment GCTGCAACCCGCCGGGAGTCAGCTGCGCGAGCGGCTCGTCGGCCTGGTCGATGAGCCCGACCTCGCTGAGCACCTCAGCCGGGTCGGCGAGCGAACGGCCGGCGCGAAGAGCCTGCTGCTGGGCGAACCGGACGTTGTCGGCCGGGGTGGCGTGGGGCAGCAGGTTGCGGCTCGCGCCCTGGAGCATCAGGCCGACCTCGGTCGCGCGGAGCCGGTCGAGCGCGCGCGGTGGCGCGGTGGACAGCTCGGTCCCTCCGACGAACACCTTGCCGGCGCCCGGGCGGAAGATCCCTGCCAGCAGGCTCATCAGGGTCGACTTGCCCGACCCGGACGGGCCCAGCAACCCGACCATCTCCCCCGCCGCGACGTCGAGGTCGACCCCGGACAGCGCCGCGACGTCGTGCCCCTCGGCGTGGTAGATGTGCACCAGGCCGCGGGTGCGGATCGCGAGTCCGGGCATCAGGCGCCCTCCCTCACGCGCTCGACGTGGGCTCGGCGGGCCACCACCAGGCCCGCGACGGCGGCCACCGCGAGCAGCACCACGACACAGGTGGCGGTGACCGCGAGGACGGCCGGCCACGAGGTCGACGTGTCGACGACCGGGACGTGCGGCGGCTCGGGGAAGAACGCCACGTCCGGCATCGCGAGCGCGGCGCCCGCCATGCCTGCTGCCACTCCGGCGACGATGGCGGGGATGACGGCCGACAGCTGTGCCCAGACGGCCAGGCGGCGGGTCGTCCGCACGCCCATCCCGTTGAGCCGCAGCACGGCGAGGTCGCGGGCGCGGGTCCGCCAGCCGATCGCCGCGAGCACGAGGAGGACGAGCAGCGCGAGGACCATCACCGCCGGCGCCACCGCGGCCCCGAGCGCCAGGCTCCAGCTGGCGACGGTGTCGTCGTACGCCTGACTGATCGTCGAGAAGCGGCGTACGTCGGTCAGCGCGATCGCCCGGTCGCGCAGCGCCGTCTGCACGGCTGCCACCAGCTTCGCGTCGTCCTCCATCCAGACCTCGACTCGGGTGTCGCGGGTGATCGCCGCACCGCGGGTGGCGGCGTCGATGTCCACCAGGCTGGATCCGTCGGGCATCGCCGGGACGAGGACGAGCGAACCAGCGTCCTCCGCCAACCGGTCGGTTCCGTCCACGCCCTCGAGCACCAGCGGCTCCGGGGACGCGCGGGGCGGCTCGACGGTCAGCAGCGCTGGAACCGCCCGCGGAACCCAGGCCGGGGAGACCTCGATCGGGTAGAAGCCGCTCGCCTCGATCGCGAGCCGCAGTGTGCCGTCACCGCCGTCGACCGGCGAGACGAGGGTGTCTTCGTCGTCGGTGGTGTTCCAGTCCGAGGCCGAGGTCGCCCAGGCGACCTTCCGCCCGTCGACGCGCAGGCCCGCGAGCGCGAGCTCGCCCTGGACGACCGCGCCCTGGGCGGTCGTCAGCTGCAGGGCGGCCAGCCGGCAGCCGTCGGCACAGGCGTCGGCCCTGCCTGTCAGCCGCTGGCGCGGGCCGTCCACCGGCAGGGTTCCGAGCGGGATCGTGCGGCGTACGCCGGTGGCAGAGGTGACGACCAGGCTCAGCCCTACGTCGACCTCGCTGCCGAAGACGTCTCCGGAGGCGAGCCCGGCGCCGGGCTCGACGTCGAGCGAGACGCGCGTGCCGGTGATCTCCGTCGGCTCACGGTCGGGCGGGGCGATCGCCCGCCACTCCTCGGCCGTCGGACCACCGCGCGGGAAGAACGCGATCTGGCGGAACTCGTCGGGGTCGACGGCGAGGGTGTCGCGTCCGGCCAGGACGGCCGTCGCACGGCCCGAGGCGTCGGCTGCCGTCAACGCCGCTCGCACCCCGTCGATGTCGCCGCCCGCGACCTGGAGCACGACCGGGGCGCCGGCGTCGTGGCGGCTGGCGTTGGCGCGGTTGCGCTCGCCGATGGCCAGGGCGTCCATCGAGAAGACCGCGAGGGCGCACGCGACGGTGAGGACGACGATCACCGTCCGCCCCTCCGACCGGCGTCCGACCTCCAGCAGGCTGGTGCCCGAGACCAGGCGACCGCGCGCCAGCAGGCGGCGGCCGAGCACCCGACCGGCAGGACCGGCCTGGTGCGCCAGCAGCAGGCCGGTCAGCAGTGCGATCAGCGCGGGACCGACGAGGGCGAGGGGACCCTGGAGGCTCCCAGTCACGAAGGCGACCACACCCGTGCCGACGCACGCGACGATGAACGCGTCGACCGCACCCAGCGCCCACCGGCCGCTCGGCGCCGGGCCGCTGCGCACCACCTCGTGCAGGGGCTGGCGGGCCGTGCGTACGGCGGCGGCGAGGGTGGTCAGCACGATCACCGCGACAGCGCTGAGCAGCGCGGTGCCGAACCCGGGCCCGGCCTCGGGCGGTGCGGCCCCCGGCAGCACGCGCCTGACGACCAGCCCGCCCGCCAGCGCCACGAGGGCACCCGGCAGGACCCCGAGCAGGAGCGCGGGGAGCAGCTCCAGCAGGAGGAGCCCGGCAGCACCGGACGGGCCGCGACCGCGGAGCCGCGCGACCGCGACCTCGCCGCGTCGCGAGGACGTGGCGGCGCTGAGCACCAGCCAGAGCACGAACACCGACAGCAGCGCCATCGGCGCCAGGAGCAGCGGCACGGTGCGGTGGGCCTGGTCGACCTGGGTGCGCATGGTGTCGGTCAGCTCGCCGAGGCCGGTGCGGAGCTCCAGGTCCTCGCCGCGCAGGTCGTCGGCGACCTGCCGGACGCCGTCGTCCAGCGCGAGCACGCCGTCGACGTCGGCGCCGTCATGGTCCATGCGCACGGGTGCGCCTGCCTGTGACGTCTCCGCCGTCATGATCGAGCCGGCGGTGAAGGTCGTCTCGGTGGTCAACCACGCGTCGTGGTTGGCCGAGGGATCGAGCCCGTGCACGACGGCCGAGACGCCATCGGTGCGCTGGCCCTGCCACCACACGTCGTCCAGCAGCGGGGCATAGGTCCCGACGACCTCGAGGCGGATGTCGGGCTGGTCGGCGATCGAGGAGCCGACCGTGCGGACCGAGCCGAGCCGCAGCCCGAAGTTGTCGACGTCCGCCTCGCTCACCAGGATCTCGCCGGGCGCGTTCGGGCAGACGCCGCTCAGCAGGCGTACGTGCTCACAGGCGCCGTCGCGCCAGAGGAGCAGGCCCGACGGCGGGACCTCGCCCGTCGTGGGCACGACGATCGCGGCGCGGCCGAGCACGACCGGCCCGAGAAGCGCAGCGAGGTCGTCGGGGATCAGGGCCGCCATCTCCCGCGGGTCGCGCGGCTCCGTACCGCCGGCGAAGTCGTTGCTCTCGGACACCAGGGTGACCGTCGCGTCGGCGGGCGTCGCCTGCGCGAGCAGTGTGTCGACCAACGACTGTTGCATGGCCCGGTCGTACACCGGGGCGAAGGCGGTGCAGGCGGTGATCAGCGCTGAGATCGCGACCAGCGCCAGGGCCTCGCCCCGCCGGTGGCGCCATGCCGACCGCCACGCGTGCCGGACGGGCGACCACGCCCGCACGCGCGGGGATCGGGAGCCCGTCATGGCCACTTCCTGTCGTCGTGCGGTGCGGGGAGGGTATCGGTCGGTCGCCCGTGCGGGTGGGACGACAGGACCGGCCGTCCCCCCGGTAGGTCGATGGGCCATATGCTCGATACGAGCCGCCCTGCGGCGACGACCGGACGACGATCGGGAGGCATGGTGGGCGACGACCACAGCGCTCCCGTGCCGCCCGCCCCCGACCGGTCAGCCAGCTCCTACTCCATCGTGATCCCCGTCTACAACAGCCAGGACGTCGTGGGATCGACGGTCGACCGCGTCGTGGAGGTCTTCGAGTCCGCGGGGCTGCGCTACCAGGTCGTGCTGGTCAACGACGGCAGCCGGGACGGCAGCTGGGACGTGATCGCCGAGCGCGCGCGCACGTCCCCGCACATCGTCGCGCTCGACCTGCTGCGCAACTACGGCCAGCACCACGCCAACGTCGCCGGCATGCGCGAGGCGACCGGCGACTACGTGATCACCCTCGACGACGACCTGCAGAACCCGCCCGACCAGGCGCTGCTGCTCATCGAGAAGGCGATGGAGGGCCACGACGTCGTCTTCGGCCGCTTCGACCGCAAGCAGGCGCGGGGCTACCGACGACTGGGCAGCAGGGCGATCAGCATGGTCAACCGGCGGGTCTTCGACCAGCCGCCCGGCCTGGCCGTGTCCAACTTCCGGATCCTGCGCCGCGACGTGGTGGAGCGGATCTGCGGCTCCCGCACCGCCCACCCCTACATCACGGGTCAGGCGCTGATGTTCTCCAGCGACCCCGCCGACGTGCTGGTGCGTCACGACCCCCGACCGGTCGGCACCAGCAACTACGGCCTGCGCCGCATCGCCTCGCTCGTGCTGGCCATCCTGTTCAGCTACTCCGTGTTCCCGCTGCGGCTGGCCGCCGGCATCGGCTTCGCGGTCGCCGGCGGCAGCTTCCTGCTCGGCCTCTTCTACCTCGTCCGCGCACTGTTCGTGGACTCGTCCGTGCCCGGCTGGACGACGATCGCGGTGCTGCTGGCGCTGATGAACGGCTTCGTCATCATGCTGCTGTCGATGCTGGGCGAGTACGTCGTCCGCACGCTCAACGCGGTCAGCGCGGTCACCACCTACCACGTGGCGCGCCGGGTGTCCTCGTGAGCGGCTGCGACCACCGGCACCTGCTCGTCGTCGGGGCACAACGGTGCGGCACGACGTACCTGAGTCGCGCGCTCGACGCACACCCCGACGTCACGATGGCCCGACCGTCGCCGCCCGAGCCGAAGGTCTTCTGCGACGCGACGCTCTCCGCCCGCGGCGTGGAGTCCTACCACCGCACGTGGTTCGCGCACGCCCGTGACGAGACGCTGCTGGGCGACAAGAGCACCAGCTACCTCGAGGACCCGCACGCCCCGGGCCGCGCGGCCGAGATGCTCGGCCAGCCCGAGGTGGTCGTGCTGCTGCGCGACCCCGTGCGCCGGGCGGTGTCGCACTGGCGCTTCAGCACGGCCAACGGGTTCGAGACCCTCGACCTCGAGGACGCCCTGCTCGCCGACCTCGACGACGACCGGCGGTGGGACCCGCAGCGCTCGTCCGTGTCGCCCTTCGCCTACCTGCGGCGTGGTCGCTACGCCGAGCAGCTCGAGCCCTGGTCTGCGACGTTCCCCTCGACCACGCACGTGCTGTTCACCGAGGAGCTGCTGGCCGACCCCGCGGTGCTGTCCGGGCTCGTGGCGGACCTCGGGCTCGACCCGGCCCGTACGCCGGTCCCCGACGGCGAGGTGGTCAATGCGACGCCGGGCGTCGCGCCCGTGCTCGACGCAGGCGTGACGAGCACGCTCGAGGGGTACTTCAAGGAGAGCAACGCGCGACTGGCCGA is part of the Nocardioides cavernae genome and harbors:
- a CDS encoding ABC transporter ATP-binding protein; this translates as MPGLAIRTRGLVHIYHAEGHDVAALSGVDLDVAAGEMVGLLGPSGSGKSTLMSLLAGIFRPGAGKVFVGGTELSTAPPRALDRLRATEVGLMLQGASRNLLPHATPADNVRFAQQQALRAGRSLADPAEVLSEVGLIDQADEPLAQLTPGGLQLAAVAVAVSTRPGLLLCDEPTSQLDHAARDHVLAALAHVNTTYGTTVVLVTHDPDVARVLPRTVTIRDGRIGGEGRSGDEYAVVTVDGFLPLLGHVRDKLPPGTLVRLDEVGDHIELRAQTDQEER
- a CDS encoding FtsX-like permease family protein, with amino-acid sequence MTGSRSPRVRAWSPVRHAWRSAWRHRRGEALALVAISALITACTAFAPVYDRAMQQSLVDTLLAQATPADATVTLVSESNDFAGGTEPRDPREMAALIPDDLAALLGPVVLGRAAIVVPTTGEVPPSGLLLWRDGACEHVRLLSGVCPNAPGEILVSEADVDNFGLRLGSVRTVGSSIADQPDIRLEVVGTYAPLLDDVWWQGQRTDGVSAVVHGLDPSANHDAWLTTETTFTAGSIMTAETSQAGAPVRMDHDGADVDGVLALDDGVRQVADDLRGEDLELRTGLGELTDTMRTQVDQAHRTVPLLLAPMALLSVFVLWLVLSAATSSRRGEVAVARLRGRGPSGAAGLLLLELLPALLLGVLPGALVALAGGLVVRRVLPGAAPPEAGPGFGTALLSAVAVIVLTTLAAAVRTARQPLHEVVRSGPAPSGRWALGAVDAFIVACVGTGVVAFVTGSLQGPLALVGPALIALLTGLLLAHQAGPAGRVLGRRLLARGRLVSGTSLLEVGRRSEGRTVIVVLTVACALAVFSMDALAIGERNRANASRHDAGAPVVLQVAGGDIDGVRAALTAADASGRATAVLAGRDTLAVDPDEFRQIAFFPRGGPTAEEWRAIAPPDREPTEITGTRVSLDVEPGAGLASGDVFGSEVDVGLSLVVTSATGVRRTIPLGTLPVDGPRQRLTGRADACADGCRLAALQLTTAQGAVVQGELALAGLRVDGRKVAWATSASDWNTTDDEDTLVSPVDGGDGTLRLAIEASGFYPIEVSPAWVPRAVPALLTVEPPRASPEPLVLEGVDGTDRLAEDAGSLVLVPAMPDGSSLVDIDAATRGAAITRDTRVEVWMEDDAKLVAAVQTALRDRAIALTDVRRFSTISQAYDDTVASWSLALGAAVAPAVMVLALLVLLVLAAIGWRTRARDLAVLRLNGMGVRTTRRLAVWAQLSAVIPAIVAGVAAGMAGAALAMPDVAFFPEPPHVPVVDTSTSWPAVLAVTATCVVVLLAVAAVAGLVVARRAHVERVREGA
- a CDS encoding glycosyltransferase family 2 protein; this translates as MVGDDHSAPVPPAPDRSASSYSIVIPVYNSQDVVGSTVDRVVEVFESAGLRYQVVLVNDGSRDGSWDVIAERARTSPHIVALDLLRNYGQHHANVAGMREATGDYVITLDDDLQNPPDQALLLIEKAMEGHDVVFGRFDRKQARGYRRLGSRAISMVNRRVFDQPPGLAVSNFRILRRDVVERICGSRTAHPYITGQALMFSSDPADVLVRHDPRPVGTSNYGLRRIASLVLAILFSYSVFPLRLAAGIGFAVAGGSFLLGLFYLVRALFVDSSVPGWTTIAVLLALMNGFVIMLLSMLGEYVVRTLNAVSAVTTYHVARRVSS
- a CDS encoding sulfotransferase family protein, with protein sequence MSGCDHRHLLVVGAQRCGTTYLSRALDAHPDVTMARPSPPEPKVFCDATLSARGVESYHRTWFAHARDETLLGDKSTSYLEDPHAPGRAAEMLGQPEVVVLLRDPVRRAVSHWRFSTANGFETLDLEDALLADLDDDRRWDPQRSSVSPFAYLRRGRYAEQLEPWSATFPSTTHVLFTEELLADPAVLSGLVADLGLDPARTPVPDGEVVNATPGVAPVLDAGVTSTLEGYFKESNARLADQLGRPLPW